Proteins encoded in a region of the Solirubrobacterales bacterium genome:
- a CDS encoding DNA polymerase IV: MPSWRDWPHVYAHIDMDAFFVSVELLRRPQLRGKPVVVATGTDATARGVVMAASYEARRFGVHSALPLAVARRRCPQAILVPRDIELYRRASRKVMEVLRRFSDRVEVAGLDEAYLDLSDCPAPKARARQLKREVRAETRLVCSVGLAPNKLLAKIASDLEKPDGLAVLEPEQMPAAVGERPATLIPGVGPRTTERLAALGIRTVAELAGAEGAVLDQAFGPRQGLELRDRARGHDDRPLVTEREPKSESRETTFPSDVSDRKLLGDTLDRLADSLCRGLAESGYAGRTVTLKIRLRPFRTHTRSRTIETPTRQADRVRSVARELLAEFHLDAPVRLLGVGVGGLMAVAEDQPRTPHLF; encoded by the coding sequence ATGCCTTCCTGGCGGGATTGGCCCCACGTCTACGCGCACATCGACATGGACGCGTTCTTCGTCTCCGTGGAGCTCCTGCGCCGGCCGCAGCTCCGCGGAAAGCCGGTCGTGGTCGCGACGGGGACGGACGCCACCGCGCGGGGCGTGGTGATGGCCGCCTCCTACGAGGCGCGCCGGTTCGGCGTTCACTCGGCTCTGCCGCTGGCGGTCGCCCGCCGCCGCTGCCCCCAGGCGATTCTGGTCCCCCGCGACATTGAGCTGTACCGGCGTGCCTCGCGCAAGGTGATGGAGGTTCTGCGGCGGTTCAGCGACCGGGTTGAGGTCGCCGGCTTGGACGAGGCGTATCTGGACCTCTCGGATTGCCCGGCGCCGAAGGCCCGCGCCCGGCAGCTCAAACGCGAGGTTCGCGCCGAAACCCGGCTGGTCTGCTCGGTGGGCCTGGCGCCCAACAAGCTGCTCGCCAAGATCGCCTCCGATCTCGAAAAGCCGGATGGCCTCGCCGTGCTGGAGCCGGAGCAGATGCCGGCTGCGGTCGGCGAGCGCCCGGCGACCCTGATCCCGGGCGTTGGGCCGCGCACGACGGAGCGGCTCGCCGCGCTGGGAATTCGCACGGTGGCCGAGCTCGCCGGCGCCGAGGGCGCGGTGCTGGACCAGGCCTTCGGCCCTCGACAGGGCCTCGAGCTGCGCGACCGCGCTCGCGGCCACGACGATCGTCCCCTGGTCACCGAGCGCGAGCCAAAGTCGGAGAGTCGCGAGACGACCTTTCCTTCCGACGTCTCGGACCGGAAGCTCCTGGGCGACACCCTGGATCGCCTTGCCGACTCACTATGCCGCGGGCTCGCCGAGAGCGGCTACGCGGGACGCACGGTGACGCTCAAGATCCGCCTGCGCCCGTTCCGCACCCACACTCGCTCGCGAACCATCGAGACTCCCACGCGCCAGGCGGACCGGGTGCGCTCCGTGGCGCGCGAGCTGCTGGCCGAGTTCCACCTCGACGCTCCCGTGAGGTTGCTGGGCGTAGGCGTGGGCGGCCTCATGGCCGTGGCCGAGGACCAGCCGCGCACCCCGCATCTGTTCTGA
- a CDS encoding cytochrome c biogenesis protein CcdA, translating into MESDPASGIGILAALGAGLVSFLSPCVLPLVPGYLSAVSGVSVSELDRADWRRVLVPSLVFVASFSTIFILLGLTATGIGRTLQEHRDALEKVAGVLIIAMGVLFVASLFVARLNREWHVDALMSRAGKGGPVVAGMAFAIAWTPCIGPTLGAILSAASLSSSVAHGAFLLAVYSAGLGVPFLVTALAFSHLTGAFGAVKRHYAAIMGIAGGTLIVMGILILTGDFFQLNVEAQRLTSDLGLNP; encoded by the coding sequence GTGGAGAGCGACCCCGCATCGGGCATCGGCATCCTGGCGGCGCTCGGAGCCGGCCTGGTCTCGTTCCTCTCGCCTTGCGTTCTGCCCCTGGTCCCCGGCTACCTCTCGGCCGTGAGCGGCGTCTCCGTCAGCGAGCTCGATCGCGCCGACTGGCGTCGGGTCCTCGTCCCCAGCCTCGTTTTCGTTGCCAGCTTCTCCACCATATTCATCCTGCTGGGCCTGACCGCCACCGGGATCGGGCGGACCCTCCAGGAGCACCGGGACGCCTTGGAGAAGGTCGCCGGGGTTTTGATCATCGCGATGGGGGTGCTGTTCGTCGCCAGTCTGTTCGTCGCGCGTTTGAACCGCGAGTGGCATGTCGACGCCCTGATGTCACGGGCCGGCAAGGGAGGGCCGGTGGTCGCCGGGATGGCGTTTGCGATCGCCTGGACGCCCTGTATCGGGCCGACCCTCGGTGCGATCCTGAGCGCGGCCTCCCTATCGAGCTCTGTGGCCCACGGCGCCTTCCTGCTCGCCGTCTACTCCGCGGGACTGGGCGTCCCCTTCCTCGTCACCGCGCTCGCCTTTTCCCACCTGACCGGCGCCTTCGGCGCAGTCAAGCGCCACTACGCAGCGATCATGGGGATCGCCGGCGGAACCCTGATCGTCATGGGGATCCTGATCCTGACCGGCGATTTCTTCCAGCTCAACGTCGAGGCCCAGCGGTTGACCAGCGACCTTGGCCTGAATCCCTAA